A genomic window from Silene latifolia isolate original U9 population chromosome Y, ASM4854445v1, whole genome shotgun sequence includes:
- the LOC141626420 gene encoding uncharacterized protein LOC141626420 → MTGPESSKQAFHPAYSVSNIKNYVQITLEIENVHYASWAELFLNTARAFDVLDHVAPPKDAVLKKDGNWDRLDAIVKQWIYSTIYIDLLHTILEPGATAEQAWDRLKDIFNDNYQNSRAVTLEQQFSNIHMDNYPNVSAYCQALKMIADQLANVGSKVPETRLVLQLVTHLSEGYDSVATIIQQSDPLPSFYKARSMLTMEEARKAKIATSSDSALLAANADSKSKPSSNNGGSTNSNHNNNYKGKGNRHNKGNYRGKHQGSNGSSGSNKQVGRQQSQQGSSATNWAWVPLAQWPSTPQQGWSAPPCPYPTSGWAPPAANNGPGILGPRPSQAFLAQSNGLGMPGAFVPTDLAAVMQSLNLQQPDDNYYMDTGASSHMNSSNGKLTNYSYLTGNRAIVVGNGDMIPIRGIGNTVIPSPQKQLHLKNILHVPRLIKNLVSVRKFTIDNCVSVEFDPFGFSVKDLKTGMPLLRSNSTGDLYPLLPPTRAATTTTPIQALTAISSDIWHGRLGHPGHSIFNSLCNNPDIS, encoded by the coding sequence ATGACAGGTCCCGAATCCTCCAAACAAGCTTTCCATCCCGCCTATTCCGTCTCAAACATCAAAAACTATGTTCAAATCACTCTTGAGATTGAGAATGTTCACTACGCTTCATGGGCCGAGCTATTTCTCAACACTGCTCGTGCTTTTGACGTACTCGATCACGTCGCCCCTCCTAAGGACGCCGTTCTCAAGAAGGATGGAAATTGGGACCGTCTCGACGCCATTGTTAAACAATGGATATATAGTACCATCTATATTGACCTTCTTCACACCATCCTTGAACCCGGTGCAACGGCTGAACAAGCTTGGGATCGTCTCAAGGATATTTTCAACGATAATTATCAAAACTCGCGCGCTGTCACATTGGAGCAACAATTCAGCAATATTCACATGGATAATTACCCGAATGTATCCGCCTATTGCCAAGCTCTTAAGATGATCGCTGATCAATTGGCAAACGTCGGATCGAAGGTGCCTGAAACTCGTTTGGTGCTCCAACTCGTAACCCATCTCTCCGAGGGTTATGATAGCGTCGCGACGATTATCCAGCAAAGTGACCCGCTACCATCGTTTTATAAAGCTCGTTCCATGCTCACGATGGAAGAAGCCCGCAAAGCCAAGATTGCTACCTCGTCTGACTCTGCTCTCCTCGCTGCCAATGCCGATTCGAAATCAAAACCCTCTTCCAACAATGGTGGTTCGACAAATTCGAATCATAACAATAATTATAAGGGTAAAGGGAACCGCCATAACAAGGGGAATTATCGTGGAAAGCATCAGGGCAGCAATGGTTCGTCAGGTTCGAACAAGCAAGTCGGCCGTCAACAATCGCAACAAGGCTCCTCTGCTACCAATTGGGCGTGGGTCCCGCTTGCTCAGTGGCCATCAACGCCACAACAGGGGTGGTCTGCACCACCATGCCCCTACCCCACCTCCGGGTGGGCCCCACCTGCTGCTAATAACGGCCCTGGAATACTTGGGCCGCGTCCGTCGCAAGCCTTTCTTGCTCAGTCTAATGGTCTCGGCATGCCCGGCGCTTTCGTTCCCACTGATCTCGCAGCAGTCATGCAGTCACTTAATCTTCAACAACCCGATGACAACTATTATATGGACACCGGGGCATCGTCGCACATGAACTCCAGTAACGGTAAACTCACAAACTATTCTTATTTGACTGGTAATCGTGCAATTGTAGTCGGAAATGGCGATATGATTCCTATTCGTGGTATTGGTAACACTGTTATCCCTTCACCCCAAAAACAACttcatttaaaaaatattttacaTGTCCCTCGACTAATCAAGAATTTAGTTTCGGTACGTAAATTCACTATTGATAATTGTGTCTCGGTTGAATTTGATCCGTTTGGTTTTTCCGTGAAGGATCTCAAGACGGGGATGCCACTTCTGAGAAGCAATAGTACGGGGGACCTCTATCCTCTCCTACCACCTACCCGAGCCGCCACAACCACTACTCCCATTCAAGCCCTCACTGCCATTTCGTCCGATATCTGGCACGGACGTTTAGGTCATCCGGGTCATAGCATTTTTAATTCGTTATGTAATAATCCCGACATTTCATGA